From the Lolium rigidum isolate FL_2022 chromosome 2, APGP_CSIRO_Lrig_0.1, whole genome shotgun sequence genome, one window contains:
- the LOC124692235 gene encoding polyadenylate-binding protein-interacting protein 11-like: MVAVEVAKAAAAETPIRAEPEAEVRADAAVAVAEAEEEKEYKSDMKKLEELMSKLNPCAKEFVPSSRRAAPAPVPGAGLSADAPVFVSAADLFGAGRDSSSDGSSNGAGQPQNRRRRNGSFNQGRRRMGARTRQSDREDSVRRTVYVSDIDQQVTEQKLAEVFSNCGQVVDCRICGDPHSVLRFAFIEFADDAGARAALTLGGTMLGYYPVRVLPSKTAILPVNPKFLPQTEDEKEMVSRTVYCTNIDKKVTEDDVKIFFQRLCGKVSRLRLLGDYVHSTCIAFVEFTQAESAILALNFSGMVLGSLPVRVSPSKTPVRPRSPGAMWN, encoded by the exons ATGGTGGCCGTGGAGGTGGcgaaggcagcggcggcggagaccCCGATCCGGGCTGAGCCGGAGGCGGAGGTGAGGGCTgacgcggcggtggcggtggcggaggcggaggaggagaaggagtacAAGAGCGACATGAAGAAGCTGGAGGAGCTCATGTCCAAGCTCAACCCCTGCGCCAAGGAGTTCGTGCCGTCCTCACGCCGCGCGGCGCCGGCGCCCGTGCCCGGGGCAGGGCTCTCTGCCGATGCGCCCGTGTTCGTGTCCGCAGCCGATCTCTTCGGCGCCGGGAGGGACTCCAGCAGCGACGGATCCAGCAACGGCGCCGGCCAGCCGCAGAATCGACGG AGAAGGAACGGCTCCTTCAACCAGGGGAGGAGAAGGATGGGAGCCCGGACACGGCAATCTGATAGGGAGGATAGTGTGCGGCGGACTGTTTATGTCTCTGACATTGATCAGCAG GTGACTGAACAGAAGCTGGCTGAGGTGTTCTCTAACTGTGGACAA GTGGTAGATTGCCGTATCTGTGGTGATCCCCATTCAGTCTTGCGTTTTGCCTTTATTGAGTTTGCTGATGATG CTGGTGCAAGGGCAGCACTAACACTTGGGGGAACCATGCTTGGTTACTATCCTGTTAGAGTTTTACCATCTAAAACAGCGATTTTACCAGTGAACCCTAAGTTCCTTCCTCAG ACGGAAGATGAGAAAGAAATGGTCTCAAGGACTGTATATTGTACTAACATAGATAAGAAG GTTACGGAAGATGATGTAAAGATTTTCTTTCAGCGGCTCTGTGGAAAG GTTTCTCGGCTGAGGCTCCTTGGTGATTATGTACACTCCACATGCATTGCGTTTGTTGAGTTTACTCAA GCAGAGAGTGCAATTCTGGCCCTGAACTTCAGTGGTATGGTCCTTGGCTCGCTCCCAGTCAG GGTGAGCCCTTCAAAGACACCAGTGCGTCCGCGTTCGCCCGGTGCAATGTGGAACTGA
- the LOC124687103 gene encoding basic blue protein-like: MAAAMKIALLAVAAMAVLSTASAAIYNVGEPAGDWGFGINYGSWASSKQFIPGDSMVFKYSPQAHDVLEVSKADYDSCSVASPMTTLNTGNDVVSLPATGTRYFICGFTGHCTAGMKVAIDVVSASSPSTPSSPAPASGPSASNSPPPPSPSAATSVRVTAGLGLVVLLAGLMA; this comes from the coding sequence ATGGCAGCTGCTATGAAGATCGCCCTCCTTGCCGTGGCGGCGATGGCCGTCTTGAGCACCGCATCGGCCGCGATATACAACGTCGGCGAGCCGGCCGGCGACTGGGGCTTCGGCATCAACTACGGCAGCTGGGCGTCCTCCAAGCAGTTCATCCCCGGTGACAGTATGGTCTTCAAGTACAGCCCGCAGGCACACGACGTGCTCGAGGTCAGCAAGGCCGACTACGACTCCTGCAGCGTCGCAAGCCCAATGACCACCCTCAATACCGGCAACGACGTTGTCTCACTCCCCGCCACCGGCACCCGCTACTTCATCTGCGGTTTCACTGGTCACTGCACCGCCGGCATGAAGGTCGCCATCGACGTCGTGTCGGCCTCttccccgtcgacgccgtcgtcgcccgcaCCAGCCAGCGGCCCCAGCGCCAGCAACtctcccccgccgccgtcgccctctgCCGCTACCTCCGTCAGGGTCACAGCAGGCCTTGGCCTTGTCGTCCTGCTTGCCGGTCTCATGGCTTGA